A genome region from Etheostoma cragini isolate CJK2018 chromosome 4, CSU_Ecrag_1.0, whole genome shotgun sequence includes the following:
- the tespa1 gene encoding protein TESPA1, translating to MESPSSTARRRAWINSSRQWPTLELDPEGPPSNLPSASIADDDVFSDGCFTGKIENWLLRCGSEACSEKTGQLSFESGLKGSNFDDELSLGADASCLNAAEITSERGLALHPISKQGPSRLTSTPCQKLCLPSLNLGQSMASSCLSSSTYKTTSSISEILQLCSEDAEETLYELGFGCDEPQVTVRIPSRFFTFPSMSRGINFRLFLDSQLRRIREEDPSLSLASRFRQVQVLTAMANAFYSLYSHVSRTPLQKLATPEFTFSSSPVERIERFRSPVRSEPRSPVERLKDTVSKMCLYTGSPRGSDSTSPQPSPRKQSSLPDVVDLVLEKVKTGASKKVDLGEHYNRNPARDVKLVTEGDKSCDSGKEEHTQQTVVDTDILQNGNKIYDREMQGSKQTDNIDHLASRTHSVRTTLALSGETEIKSHQLDSCSTQSETRTADLKPVAKVTYDLICPQIVENVHQAPFCCQLTHCPKANTLPPVSSKTKHIDKSCPGSHIQTAFPQPDARQLDAATSLAVPAPTTSYINCSITVTGWEGDDVSATSNAADSGLTFTVTPVETCEESFNEGKSWYLKPQKHQGLGQNSNNLQQGNSFELEEVWVLQ from the exons ATGGAGAGCCCGTCGTCCACAGCGAGGCGGCGAGCCTGGATCAACAGCAGCCGACAGTGGCCCACCCTGGAGCTGGACCCTGAGGGACCACCGAGCAACCTCCCCTCGGCCTCTATAGCCGATGATGATGTCTTTTCTGACG GATGCTTCACAGGAAAGATCGAGAACTGGCTCCTGAGATGTGG GTCCGAGGCGTGCTCAGAGAAGACTGGCCAGCTGAGTTTCG AGTCTGGGCTGAAAGGCAGCAACTTTGACGATGAGCTAAGTCTTGGTGCTGATg ctTCATGTTTAAATGCTGCAGAGATTACATCTGAAAGAGG CCTTGCACTCCATCCCATATCCAAGCAAGGTCCCAGCAGACTCACCAG TACCCCTTGTCAGAAATTGTGTCTGCCTTCACTGAACTTGGGCCAGAGCATGGCCTCCAgctgcctctcctcctccacctatAAGACTACATCAAG TATATCAGAGATCCTGCAGTTGTGTTCGGAGGACGCAGAGGAGACGCTCTACGAGTTGGGTTTTGGCTGCGATGAGCCGCAGGTCACTGTCCGCATCCCTTCTCGCTTCTTCACCTTCCCCTCCATGTCTCGGGGCATCAACTTCCGCCTCTTCCTGGACTCACAGTTACGGCGTATACGTGAAGAAGACCCCAGCCTCTCTCTTGCTA GTCGTTTCAGACAAGTGCAAGTGCTCACAGCAATGGCCAACGCTTTCTACTCCCTCTACTCTCATGTGTCCCGCACTCCTCTACAGAAACTGGCCACACCAGAGTTCACCTTCTCCTCGTCTCCCGTGGAGAGGATCGAACGCTTCAGGAGCCCTGTCCGCAGCGAGCCACGCTCGCCGGTGGAGAGGCTGAAGGACACCGTCTCCAAGATGTGTCTCTACACGGGCTCTCCTCGCGGGTCAGACTCCACCTCTCCGCAGCCCTCACCCAGGAAACAATCCAGCCTCCCTGACGTTGTGGATTTAGTCCTGGAAAAAGTCAAGACTGGAGCGAGCAAGAAAGTGGATTTGGGGGAACATTATAACAGGAATCCAGCTCGGGATGTTAAGCTGGTCACGGAGGGTGATAAGTCCTGTGACAGTGGCAAAGAGGAGCATACACAGCAGACTGTGGTGGACACAGACATTCTTCAAAATGGAAATAAGATCTATGATAGGGAGATGCAGGGCAGCAAACAAACTGATAACATTGACCACCTCGCGAGCAGGACTCACAGTGTAAGAACAACTCTAGCATTATCAGGAGAAACTGAGATAAAATCACATCAGCTGGACTCATGTTCAACTCAAAGTGAGACAAGGACTGCTGATCTGAAACCAGTTGCGAAGGTTACATACGACCTAATCTGCCCTCAGATAGTCGAAAATGTACACCAGGCACCTTTCTGTTGTCAACTCACACATTGTCCAAAAGCAAATACTTTACCTCCTGTCTCCTCTAAGACCAAACACATAGATAAATCATGTCCTGGATCACATATACAAACAGCTTTCCCTCAGCCAGATGCCAGACAGCTGGATGCAGCCACATCACTTGCTGTCCCAGCCCCCACTACTAGCTACATCAATTGCAGCATCACTGTGACTGGCTGGGAGGGGGACGACGTCTCTGCCACTTCAAACGCAGCAGATTCTGGTCTTACTTTTACTGTCACACCTGTCGAGACGTGTGAGGAATCATTTAACGAGGGGAAAAGCTGGTACCTGAAACCACAGAAACATCAGGGCCTGGGCCAGAACTCCAATAACCTGCAACAGGGTAACTCCTTTGAGCTGGAAGAGGTATGGGTTTTACaatag